Below is a genomic region from Pararhizobium sp. A13.
CGTCCTGTGGTCACTGTTCCTCGGGCTGGTGCGTTACCGGACCATGACGCTGTCGACGCTGTCGCGGGCCACCTTCGACACGATCGAAACCACAGCGTCGGTGTTGTTCATCGTGACAGCCGCCTCCATCTTTGCATGGCTGTTGACGGTCAGCCAGGCCGCCCAGATGCTGTCGGGTGCGATCCTGTCGATCACCGACAACAAGTGGGTGTTCCTCATCCTGGTCAACCTTCTGATGCTGTTCGTCGGCTGCTTCCTGGACACGATTGCCGCGATCACCATATTGGTCCCGATCCTGCTGCCGCTGGTCACCCAGTTCGACATCGATCCGGTGCATTTCGGACTGATCATGACGTTGAACCTGATGATCGGCCTACTGCATCCGCCTCTCGGCATGGTGCTCTTCGTGCTGTCACGTGTCGCCAAGCTGTCGGTCGAGCGGACCACAATGGCGATCCTGCCCTGGCTCGTGCCGCTGTTCATTGCGCTCATCCTGATCACCTTCGTTCCGGCGATCACGCTTTGGCTGCCGAGCGAGATCGGGCTGATCCGCCGATGAGGAGAAAAGTTATGCAGGCGCGTCTCGCGCGGCTCCACGGCCAAGGCGACTTGAGGGTGGAAGTGGTGGATGTGGCCGAACCGGGCGATGGGGAAGTGCTACTGAGGATGGCGGCGGGCGGTATTTGCGGCTCAGACCTCCACTATTACCAGGATGGCGGCTTTGGTCCGGTGCGGGTTCGCGAGCCGATCGTTCCGGGGCATGAGGCGTCCGGCCATATCGCGGCATTCGGCCCCAACGTCTCCGGGCTAGCACTCGGCGACCTTGTGGCTGTCAATCCGAGCCAGCCCTGCGGAAATTGCCGCTTTTGCCGGGAAGGCCTCGCCATTCATTGCCTGAACATGCAGTTCATGGGCAGCGCCATGCGCGTGCCCCATGCGCAGGGCATGTTCCGCGACTGGCTGGTGGTTCCTGCCATCCAATGCATGCCTGCCGGCACTCTGGTCGGCGCCGGCGAAGCGGCCTGCGCGGAACCGCTTGCGGTCTGCCTGCACGCGGTGGCGCAAGCAGGGGATATCCGGGGTAAGCATGTGCTGGTCACCGGCGCGGGGCCTATCGGCGCGCTGGTCGTCGCCGCCGTCCGCCATGCGGGTGCGGGAACGATCGTGGTGACGGACCTCGCCGACGCCGCTCTTGAGCGGGCATCGGCCTGCGGCGCTACCCGCGTCATCAATGTCCGCCGCGATCCCGAGCAACTCGCGGCCTATGATGCCGACAAGGGCCAGTTCGACATCGTGTTCGAATGCTCCGCCGCCGAACCGGCACTGCGCAGCGCGATCGCGACCGTCAGGCCACGCGGCCTGATCGTGCAGGTCGGTGTGACGGGCGACATCACGTTCCCGCTGAATGCCCTGGTCGGCAAGGAATTGCGGCTGATCGGATCACAAAGGTTCGACAGCGAATTTCCCCTTGCCGTCGGGCTCATCGCAGATCGCCGGATCGACGTCAGGCCGATCATTTCCCACACATTCCCGGTCGATCAGGCCGTCGACGCTTTCGAGCAGGCCAGCGACCGCTCGGCTGCCTGCAAGGTACAGCTCAGCTTTCTGGCGTAGGAGTTCACATGCGACACACATGGCGTTGGTTCGGTCCGGTCGACCGGGTGAGCATAGAGGATGCGGCTCAGGCCGGTGCGCATGGCATCGTCAGTGCGCTACATCACATTCCGACCGGTGACATCTGGCCATCGGATGAGATCACAAAGCGGCAGGAACAGGTCCGCGCCGGCGGCCTGGAATGGGAGGTTGTGGAAAGCGTTCCCGTTTCGGAGAGTATCAAGACGCAGACAGGCCCCTGGCGCGAGCACATTGCCAACTGGCAGGAAACACTGCGCCGGCTTTCCGCCGCCGGTATCCGCACGGTCTGCTATAATTTCATGCCCGTGCTCGACTGGACGCGCACCGACCTGCGCTGGACTGCGCGCCACGGCGCCAAGGCCATGCGCTTCGACCGCATCGACTTCGTCGCCTTCGAACTGCATCTGTTGCAGCGACCAGGGGCCTTCGAAGACTATGACGAGGCGACGCGCGAGATGGCCGCGAGCCGCTTCCGCGAGATGACGGAGGAGCGACGGCTGGACCTGTCGCGCAATATCGGCGCGGGCCTTCCGGGCTCCGCCGACGGCTACAGCCTGCCGCAGCTCAGGGCGCATTTGGAAACCTATGCGGGGATCAACCGAGAAAAGCTGCAGCACCATCTTGTCAATTTTCTCGCCGAGGTGACGCCGGTGGCCGAGCAGGCCGGGATCAACATCTGCGCCCATCCAGACGACCCGCCATGGGCGCTGCTCGGATTGCCGCGCATCCTGTCGAGCGCCGAAGATTATGCCCACATGCTGCGCGAGGTCGACAGCCCGGCGAATGGCGTGACCTTCTGCACGGGTTCGCTCGGCGCCCGCGCGGCCAACGACCTGCCGGCCATGGTTCGCCAGTTCGCGCCGCGCATCCACTTCGTCCATCTTCGCAATGTCCGCCGCGAGGAGCCGCAGACACCCTGCTCGTTCTTCGAGGACGAACATCTGGAGGGCGATACTGACATGGTGGCTGTTATCGCCGAGCTCCTCACCGAGGAAAAACGGCGGCGCGCCGAAGGCCGAGCGGATCACCAGATCCCCATGCGACCTGATCATGGCCAGGAGATCCTGGACGATCTCACGCGCGGTGCCCAGCCCGGCTATCCGGCCATCGGCCGCCTGAAAGGACTGGCCGAGCTACGCGGCATCGAACGTGCCCTTACGCATGCGACATATGGATTGGCCTGATCCATGGACCGCCTGTCCGCCTCGACGCTTTTGCCCGGCACCATCGCCACGCCCCGTTACGATCGTGCGGCCCTGAAGCCGGGCATCCTGCATATTGGCTTCGGCGCCTTTCACCGGGCACATCAGGCCGTCTACACCGATGGTGCCCTGGTCCAGACCTTCGGCGATTGGGGCATCATCGGCGTCAGCCTGCGGTCGCTCGACGCGATCCGGGATCTGAGGGCGCAGGACCATCTGTTTTCGGTGATGAGCCGCGGGGCGGCCGGTGCCGAGGTCCGGGTTATCGGCTCGGTGATCGGCGGATTGTCCGCCATGGAGGACCACGAGACACTGCTCGCCCGGCTCGCCGATCCGGCGATCCGCATCGTCTCGATGACCGTCACGGAAAAGGCCTATGGCATGGATCCGCTCACCGGCGGCCTCGACCACCAGCATCCGGCCGTCGCCGCTGACCTCGCCCGTCCAGAGGCGCCGGCCGGTGTAATCGGCTTTATCGTCGAAGGTCTGGCACGGCGGCGTTCCGCCGGGCTTAAACCCTTCACCATCCTTTGCTGTGACAACCTGCCGACAAACGGCCGTGTCGTGCAACGTCTGGTGACCGAGATGGCCACAAGGCGCGAGCCGGCGCTTGCCGCCTGGATTTCCGAGCACGGTGCCTTTCCTTCGACCATGGTGGACCGCATCGTGCCGGCAGCAACCGAGGAGACGCGGCTGCGCGCTGCGGCATTGCTCGGCGCCGAAGACAGGCTCGCGCTCGACACCGAACCTTTCATGCAATGGGTAGTCGAAGATCACTTCGTCTTGGGCCGCCCCGCCTGGGAGGCAGCCGGCGCGCTTTTCGTCAAGGATGTTGAGCCTTATGAGAAGATGAAACTGAGGCTACTGAACGGCGCCCATTCGATGATCGCCTATCTCGGCCAACTGGCTGGCCTAGACTATGTCCGTGACGTCATGGCCGTTGCGCACTATCGGAGCCAGGTTCGACGATATATGCAAGCAGCGGCTCGAACGCTCGATCCGGTACCGGGCATCGATCTTGAGGCTTACCAGGAGCAGTTGATGCAACGGTTCGCCAATCCGACGATTGCCCACCGCACGCGTCAGATCGCCATGGATGGCAGCCAGAAACTGCCGCAGAGAATTTTCGCCGCAGCGGTGGACGATCTCGCGGTCGGCCGCGACGGTGCTATGTTCGCCTATGCCACCGCACTGTGGGTAGCCTATGTGCTGCGAACGCCGGATGTGGAGGACCCGCGCCGCCAGGAGCTCAAAGCCGCGGCCAGCGAAGCGATCGACAACGACGAACCATCTGCCTTTTTCGCCGTCCCCGGTCTCTTTCCGACGGCTCTGGTCGAAGACAGAGCCTGGCTGAACCGGCTGAGCCGTGAACTCAAGAGAATAAAAAGCGTGAACTCTGGAATGTCGCCATTCGGTAGCGTGTGAGATCGGCAGCTTCAGCTAAACTCGGCCGGGGAGAGGTGGTCCATTCCCAAGCGGTGATCGGTTGCGTTAAGGTCAGCGACCGCAGGCTGCTCTATTTGAACTGCGCCACAAGAGCATCGGCTCCCTTGCGAACACCGACCTTGGCAGCATCCAAGGCGGTGAAGGTTGAACCGACGTTGAGCGCATTCGGATATTGTTTGGTGACGTATGCGGACAGCAGACGGTTGGTCGTCGCATCGTAAATTTCCACGGCGTAGTTGACGGAGCCCGTCATCGATCCTTCGCGCCCGCGAACGGCCTGGACCGTGTTATAGACGCCACCTGCTATATCAAGTCGCGTGGCCGGTCCCAGAATGGCGGTGGTGGTCTTCGCACCCGTCAGCGTCAGGTGCAGTCTGAGAGTGCCCGGAGCCGGAGTATTCACAATGGCAAACCGCGTCTTCAGCTTTTCGGTGAACTGTGCCTGCATGTAGTTGGCAAGGAATGCCTTGTCCTTAGCGGCGACCTTGCCGAACTGATTGTCGGGTCCGCTGTAGACAATCACGGGGTCGACGATGATCCTGCTGTACAGCCTCCAATCGGCATTACCCTGATAGCTGTAGGGAACGCGTCCCGTCCGGTCCTGGGTGTTCGGCTGGAGCTGGGATGCCGAGGCGAGGCCGGCGTAGACGGTGGGGCTCGGCGTCGAGCATGCAGCGAGGGTGGAGCAAGCGGCGATCAGCGCGGCAGTAATTGGAAGGGATTTCATCGGGTGTTTGGCTCCAGCGGGAATTTTGCCGAACGGCATGATTTGCTGAAGACAGGTGTATTTGATCAGAATGTTGCGGTGTTTTTTGAAATGTCTGGAAATGTTCGCGGCGGAGATTGCATCGACAGGTTTCCGGTTATGCTGCGACTACGGAGGAGCCGGATCTTGGCACATCCCTTTCTCCAGCCCGCGATTCCTCAAGCCGCGGGAAGGTCGATTGCAACGATAAGACCGTTTGGCTCCGCGTCCATCAAGGTAAACTGTCCGTTATGTCCCTTCATGACGATGCCCTTTGCAATGGGAAGGCCAAGGCCAAAGCCGCCCTTTCTTCCGATTTTCCGGGATTCGTCTGCCTTGAAAAACGGCTCCAAGACCTTCGCCTTGAGTTCATCCGTCAAACCAGGGCCATTGTCGATCACTCTGATCTGAACACCACCATCGTCACGAGGTTTCAAAGTGATTGCAATCTGCGTCGCATAACGCGACGCGTTGTCGATGAGGTTCGACAAGGCACGTGTAAGGGCCTGGGGCCTGCAGGCATGGGCGAGCCTCCTTGGTCCGGAGTAGGTCACGTTGACACCTGTCTCGGAGAAGTCTGTCGCGATCGTCTGAAGCAGACTGGACAGGTCGACCTTTCGAAAATCCTCGCCGGCCGATGGATCCTTAAAATAGGCAAGGCACTCATCGACCATCAGGGTTAATGTTGCAATATCGGCCAGCATCAGACGTCGAAGTTCCGGCTCTTCGGAACGCTCCGCCCGCATGTGCAACCGCGTCAGAGGTGTCCGCAAGTCGTGCCCCACTGCACTGAGCACCCTTGTACGATCCTGCAACATGTTCTGGATCCGACTGCGCATGACGTTCAACGATTCTGCCAGACTTCTCAGTTCCAATGCCCCGTCAGGTTCGAACGCCTCATCGGAACTGTCGTCGAGGCTTGCGCGCTTGGCCGTGGCGGCAAACCGACGTAGCGGATCCGTGATCAACCAGCTACTCACGAGACCCAACAGGAACAAGGGGACCACGATTTTCAAAAGCCCGCTTGCAACCGCCGGTGCGAACCAGATTCTCGCAGGAAATACAGGCATATGGAAGATGAGCGCACGCTCCGCATCGACCTTGACAACCAGACGGTCGGAATTCGGTTCGTCGGTCAGAAGATGTTCGATTGAGATTAACACACTGCTTGAAAGCGATTCTTTGATCTTCCCCACCAGGTCGCCCGAGGAGATGATCTTTTCGCGCATAGCAACGAGGTTGGTCGAGGAAAGCCGCTCTGCGCGTATCCCGAAGCGTGATGCGAAATTTAAGGCAGCGTCCTCTTCAAGTGTCGACGCCGCTGCTTTGAACCGGTCGAGAACCATCGCCGCTTGCCCGGCGAATAACCCATCCTGGAAGTCACGATCACTCCGGCCGTAGATGAACGGTTCAGAAAACATTGCAATGGCGGAAACAAGGATGACCAGCAAGGTCGCCAGAATGAGGATCTGCTTCTGGATCGAAGCCCTGCGCAGCTTTTTCAAGAGACACGCTCCACTTTGGATGCGAATAGATAACCTCCGAGCCGCACCGTTTTGATGAAGGTGGGGTCCTTGAGATTGGGTTCTATTTTCTGCCTGACGCGGCTGATGTGGGCGTCGATGCTGCGTTCGACCGGACCCGCCAATCCAGCATGCGTCATGGACAGGAGCTGTTCGCGCGTCAGCACCTTGTTGGGATTGGAACAGAATGCCAGCAGGAGATCGAACTCCGCGGTGGTCATGGATACCTGCACGCCATCCGGATCTTGGAGCCGGCGACTTTTGGGGTCGATGCGCCACCCCGCAAATGTCATCGGCGCAAGGCTTTCGTCCGCATTATGGCTGTACGAGGCCCGACGAAGGATGCTCTTGATACGCGCCATCAGCTCCCGGGAATTGAACGGCTTGGTGACATAGTCATCGGCCCCAAGCTCAAGACCGAGGATGCGGTCGATATCCTCGCGTAGTGCCGTCAGCATCAGGATCGGGATCGGACGCGACGAGCGAAGCCGCCTGCAGATGCTGAAACCGTCCTCGCCGGGAAGCATCGCGTCAAGGACGATCAGATCGAACTGGTGTCGAACCAGCAATCGATCCATCTCGTGGCCGCTTGCGACAGACGATGCCTGGAAGCCGCTGCTTTTGACAAGATCGACCAGCATGCCCGCGATGTCGGAATCGTCCTCGACGATGAGGATATGCGGTTGGTCCGAGACTGCCATTTCGTATGCCATGGTCGATCGCTTTGCTTTCGAATTGAATTCTACCGCCTGTGGCATGCTCTCATTTCAAAGGCGGTATGTCATTCGGGTTCATATCGCATTGCCGCTGGCGAAACAGGTGAAGGCTTTAGGACGCTGGTGTCGCTCCTCCTGCATGCTGCCGCCTCGATGCGCTTCACGAGCGCAACCTCGTCCAGACTTTAGTCGTCCCGTTGCTCATTGGAACCGTCATCGGTCTTGAGATGAGTGCCTCGATCGTGACAATCGGCAAAGCCGACACGGTACGAATCCCGGCGACGAGAGCCGCCAATGTCATAATGACGGTGTAGCTGCCAAATCTTGCCGCCTCTTCAAATTCGCCGACATCCTAGGTCGAGGTCACGGCAAAGCCGTTGGACGTGAGAATTCCATTGAGAGCGGTAATGGAGTCATGATCGGGCAGGCAGCATGAGGATCCTTGAAGCGACGCGTTGCCGCAAGATATCAACTGTTGTGCAATACGATGTTCTAATATGTTGAGATATATTGCGGCAGGTTGGCTGATTTAGTCAGAAGTTCGCATCGGGCCAATTGAAACAGC
It encodes:
- a CDS encoding DUF3313 domain-containing protein, which gives rise to MKSLPITAALIAACSTLAACSTPSPTVYAGLASASQLQPNTQDRTGRVPYSYQGNADWRLYSRIIVDPVIVYSGPDNQFGKVAAKDKAFLANYMQAQFTEKLKTRFAIVNTPAPGTLRLHLTLTGAKTTTAILGPATRLDIAGGVYNTVQAVRGREGSMTGSVNYAVEIYDATTNRLLSAYVTKQYPNALNVGSTFTALDAAKVGVRKGADALVAQFK
- a CDS encoding L-idonate 5-dehydrogenase, with the protein product MQARLARLHGQGDLRVEVVDVAEPGDGEVLLRMAAGGICGSDLHYYQDGGFGPVRVREPIVPGHEASGHIAAFGPNVSGLALGDLVAVNPSQPCGNCRFCREGLAIHCLNMQFMGSAMRVPHAQGMFRDWLVVPAIQCMPAGTLVGAGEAACAEPLAVCLHAVAQAGDIRGKHVLVTGAGPIGALVVAAVRHAGAGTIVVTDLADAALERASACGATRVINVRRDPEQLAAYDADKGQFDIVFECSAAEPALRSAIATVRPRGLIVQVGVTGDITFPLNALVGKELRLIGSQRFDSEFPLAVGLIADRRIDVRPIISHTFPVDQAVDAFEQASDRSAACKVQLSFLA
- a CDS encoding response regulator transcription factor, with protein sequence MAVSDQPHILIVEDDSDIAGMLVDLVKSSGFQASSVASGHEMDRLLVRHQFDLIVLDAMLPGEDGFSICRRLRSSRPIPILMLTALREDIDRILGLELGADDYVTKPFNSRELMARIKSILRRASYSHNADESLAPMTFAGWRIDPKSRRLQDPDGVQVSMTTAEFDLLLAFCSNPNKVLTREQLLSMTHAGLAGPVERSIDAHISRVRQKIEPNLKDPTFIKTVRLGGYLFASKVERVS
- a CDS encoding HAMP domain-containing sensor histidine kinase — encoded protein: MKKLRRASIQKQILILATLLVILVSAIAMFSEPFIYGRSDRDFQDGLFAGQAAMVLDRFKAAASTLEEDAALNFASRFGIRAERLSSTNLVAMREKIISSGDLVGKIKESLSSSVLISIEHLLTDEPNSDRLVVKVDAERALIFHMPVFPARIWFAPAVASGLLKIVVPLFLLGLVSSWLITDPLRRFAATAKRASLDDSSDEAFEPDGALELRSLAESLNVMRSRIQNMLQDRTRVLSAVGHDLRTPLTRLHMRAERSEEPELRRLMLADIATLTLMVDECLAYFKDPSAGEDFRKVDLSSLLQTIATDFSETGVNVTYSGPRRLAHACRPQALTRALSNLIDNASRYATQIAITLKPRDDGGVQIRVIDNGPGLTDELKAKVLEPFFKADESRKIGRKGGFGLGLPIAKGIVMKGHNGQFTLMDAEPNGLIVAIDLPAA
- a CDS encoding mannitol dehydrogenase family protein translates to MDRLSASTLLPGTIATPRYDRAALKPGILHIGFGAFHRAHQAVYTDGALVQTFGDWGIIGVSLRSLDAIRDLRAQDHLFSVMSRGAAGAEVRVIGSVIGGLSAMEDHETLLARLADPAIRIVSMTVTEKAYGMDPLTGGLDHQHPAVAADLARPEAPAGVIGFIVEGLARRRSAGLKPFTILCCDNLPTNGRVVQRLVTEMATRREPALAAWISEHGAFPSTMVDRIVPAATEETRLRAAALLGAEDRLALDTEPFMQWVVEDHFVLGRPAWEAAGALFVKDVEPYEKMKLRLLNGAHSMIAYLGQLAGLDYVRDVMAVAHYRSQVRRYMQAAARTLDPVPGIDLEAYQEQLMQRFANPTIAHRTRQIAMDGSQKLPQRIFAAAVDDLAVGRDGAMFAYATALWVAYVLRTPDVEDPRRQELKAAASEAIDNDEPSAFFAVPGLFPTALVEDRAWLNRLSRELKRIKSVNSGMSPFGSV
- the uxuA gene encoding mannonate dehydratase, producing MRHTWRWFGPVDRVSIEDAAQAGAHGIVSALHHIPTGDIWPSDEITKRQEQVRAGGLEWEVVESVPVSESIKTQTGPWREHIANWQETLRRLSAAGIRTVCYNFMPVLDWTRTDLRWTARHGAKAMRFDRIDFVAFELHLLQRPGAFEDYDEATREMAASRFREMTEERRLDLSRNIGAGLPGSADGYSLPQLRAHLETYAGINREKLQHHLVNFLAEVTPVAEQAGINICAHPDDPPWALLGLPRILSSAEDYAHMLREVDSPANGVTFCTGSLGARAANDLPAMVRQFAPRIHFVHLRNVRREEPQTPCSFFEDEHLEGDTDMVAVIAELLTEEKRRRAEGRADHQIPMRPDHGQEILDDLTRGAQPGYPAIGRLKGLAELRGIERALTHATYGLA